aaattcattcttccgtaCTAATCCCGAAACACTTGAAATCAACACCAACaaattcacacacgtcataatacatcatatgaagttatttaagacttcaaatagttgaaatgagtgtaaatactcaaaatgatcgatcgAATCGTTACAAGTTTGTTAAAGGTCGTAACAGAAGCTGCGTGCGAGTGAAAAGCAAGCGCTGTCGTCTCTCTCcttttcattttttcatttttccgGGTACGTATATTGCCGGAAAAAATTTTCGGTCAGCAATGCCGTTTCTTGTCAAGCCTATTCTTTCTTCTTCCTCCTACTACGAAAACACTTTTTTGGTGTGGAGAAGATAATTTCACTAGTTTTGTAAGAGAGATTCAGTCGATTGAatagtgaattttttttttttactttagtAGTATAATTGCAGAAATTAACAACCTGGGTATTGCTACCCCATTACATGTAATGATTTTAATGGTTGTAACTTTATTTTTTGTGCTTTGTCATTTATTAGCATTTTGCTTCTTCAAATATGCACTGCTTTGTGAATTGTGGTTGGTAGGATCGAGAATACAAGTGAAGTATGCTTTTTAAATGATGTTTTACTagttttacatattttttattattagttttttgttgaaaattttcTCGCGTTGCCTTTAATCTTCGGACATATTCATGAGCTAGTCTATAGTGTTTTAATAGTGAACTGACTATTGTTGAAGAACAAGTGTGAGGAAAAGGGTGAAAATGTGGGACCCACATAATTTTAAAAAAGATTAAAACACAATTATATGTATCATGCGCTCAAATTTGTTTGAGAGAAACACTTTGCCATGTCAGCGGCGGGTGTCAAATGGGGCCAACTTTAAGCGTTagtttatgtattttgccttctTAATCTATGTGGCCAGTCAAACAAAGCCACGTGGAATGAGGCAGAGGGAGTGCTTTTATGTCACTTATGCAGTAATTTGGtttccaatttttttttgttgctaATAATCATGTTTGCAAATAGTTTTATCTTATCTCAGCATTGCAGTTAAGTTTAGACTTTGTATATTCATAATTGCAAAAATTTAAGAACATTATCCACTGTTTTCTGATGCAATCCAGTTTGTTATCTTAAAAAGGGTCCTTCTTTGGAGGATGATGAAGTCGTCGGCTTTGATGAGGAGGCGAACAAAGTGATCAAGCGACTTGTTGAAGGTCCAGGGGAAAGTCTGGATATTGTCCCCGTGGTGGGTATGCCCGGACTTGGAAAAACTACACTGGCAAGAAAAATCTACAATGATCCTCAGCTTTCATATGAATTTTTTAACGTCCTATGGGTTTACGTGGGCCAATCTTATAAAATAAAGGATATTTTTCTTAATATTCTCAAATTCTTCACTAAACGTACCGAAGATTATCGACATGAGGAAGTGGACGCATTAGCTAAGGTGATATGTGGGTATATAGATAAAGGGGGAAGATGCCTCATTGTCTTAGATGATGTTTGGGCAGCAGAAGTCACTGATGCTGTAAAGAAAGTTTTCCCATTAAACAAAAAGAAGCATCGAATCATGATTACCACGGTTGATAAATATTTGGCTAGTTATACCAATCCAGATCCTCATGATCTGAAATTTTTGACTCAAGCAGAAAGTTCCGAATTGTTGGTAAAAAGAATTTTTGGCAGGGGAAGTTGTCCTGATGACTTGGTAGAACTTGGAGAAAGCATTGCACGAAAATGTGGAGGAGTACCACTTGCACTAGTGGTAATTGCAGGAGCATTAAGAGGTCGTTCGAACAAAAATGATTGGCTAAGAGTTGAGAGAAATGTGGTGCAGCATCTTTTTACGAATAGCCAAGAGAGCTGCTTTAAATTGGTAGAGATGAGTTATGATCGTCTGCCGCAAGAGGTGCAAACGTGCTTCTTGTATTGTGGTGTCTTTCCTCGAGGCTTTGATATCccttcttggaaattaattcgcTTGTGGATAGCGGAAGGGTTAATAAAGCCCCAACAGAACTACACTCTTGAGGAGATAGCAGAATTTTATTTGAACGATCTTGTCAATAGAAACTTAGTGATATTGCAGCAAAAGAGGTCTGATGGTCAAATAAAAACGTGTCGTATTCACGACATGTTGCATGAGTTCTGCATAAAGGAGGCTTCTAACAAATGGCTGTTTCAAGAAATATGTCCAACACCGAGTCACGTTATTCCTTCGATACAAAACCAAGATGCTTGTCGTCGATTGTGCATTCAACCCTCTATTCTGCATGACTTTCTCTCTGGAAAACCTTTTGCAGAACATGTGAGATCTTTCTATTGTTTTTCCTCGAAACAAAAACAAACCGAATTATCTCCTAATGACATCAAACTCATCCACAAAGCGTTTCCCCTTATCAGGGTCTTGGAAGTTGAATCCATCAAATTTCTTTTCTCCAAGGATTTTAACCAGTTATTTCATTTGAGGTATATTGCTATCTCAGGTGAATTCAAGGCCCTTCCTCCGACCTTTGGTAAATTCTGGAATTTACAAACTCTTATACTTAATACAAGTACATCAGAGCCCACCCTTGACATAAAAGCAGACATATGGAACATGCTACAGTTGAGGCATCTCCACACCAACATACCTGCAAAATTGCCATCCCCTGCTATCACGACAGGTAAAGCTTCTTTTCTACAAACTCTTTCTTTGGTTGCACCAGAAAGTTGCAAGAAAGATGTGCTCGCCAAGGCTTGTCATCTCAGAAAATTGAACATCCGAGGGCAAATGGCGGCTTTTCTTGATACCCAAAAGGGTGGAATCAATAATCTTGAAGAGCTAAAGTGCCTGGAACATCTGAAACTGTTGAATGATGTTATTTACATGAATCAAGCGCTTCACCTTCCTGCAGCATTCTTCAGAATTGTACGCACATTGAAGAGATTAACTTTGGCTAATACAAGGTTTGCTTGGAGTGAGGCGAATAGATTGGGGCAGTTGGAATCCCTTGAGGTCCTAAAATTGAAAGAAGATGCATTTATCGGTGATTCCTGGCAGCCGGAGGTTGGAGGTTTTAGCCAACTCCAGGTCCTATGGATTGAAAAAGCAGCAGAATTAGAAACTTGGGAAGCTTCAAATCTTAACTTTCCAATACTTCGGCACCTTGTTCTTATCTCCTGTGATAAGCTCCAGGCTGTGCCACGTGGACTGGCTGATATACCAAACCTTAAAGAGATGAGGCTGGAGAACACAAGCAAAGCGGTCAAATCAGCAAAAGATATACTGGAAAGCAAGACATCTAAAAGTAGCAAATTCAACCTCACCGTATTTCCTCCTGAACATTAGTCCAAAGCAGCACAATGAAGCTGAAAGGTCAGTCAGATTCATTTTATCTTGAAATGATCCATAGAGATTGGAATCTAGCTATCTCTACACAAAATATAAATTCCATGATTAAGGTTAAGTGTTTTCTCTCAAATTTAGCATTGCACTTTGCTCAAACATTTATTGAACAGTAAATTCCATTACAACAGGATCCAGGTGTCCTTTGTATCAGCATCTTAATCATGATCATTCACTTATTTTTGTGTTTGTTAATCATATGTTCGACAATGGTCACtattatattttccttttttgttAGGTTTTAAACACATTCTCATatttttctttcctcttttctGTAGGAGAGAATCAAGGTGACATTGCCGGGAGCCTGGGTTCATGGATCAAGCAGAATACTTGTTTCATATGGTGTCACTGTATTTCTTTCCTCTTTTCTGATGAATTTGTTCCAATAAAGAAATACCTGTTTGTCTTTGTTCTTTCAAGCAATGTGAACTTTGAAATAAGTGGATGTTAAGTAAAGCTGCTCAACTGTCGACCTTAAACATCCTTTTTAGTTACATTTCAAGCTCCAGTTTCTTTGTTTTCCATCTTTTATGAAGTACAATGCGAAAATTAGGTAATAATGTGCACatttttttcaagttttaatttaaaaGTTTATCTAATTTGAAGTAAGGATATCACTGAGGTGGAAAAAAATCCAGTTcagttctatttcctcaagtaaTGTTCACTCGCCTGTCAGATTTATGTGGATCACAAAATAAAGATAATTCATGGCCGAAAGATCCGTGCCTGCTGCAGTCCCAGGAGTCTTTCTTCTAGTTTCCTAATTCTTTGACCACATTAATTCAGGCTTCAATAGCAGATCCCTATAGTTAAGAACTAAATATGGCAAAAATGAATTAAGGGCAGCCGTTAACAAATAACATCTAATCACGTTTCTCTACTTTTAAACTATAAAGTTTTAATTTAGACGAGCTAATTTGATTTGACACGAAatttatgaagaaaaaaaaaaaagacttttgaaatttgtgatcttaaaagtttaaggggtaaaagctttgtggggccatgacatttatgtggttataaaaacttctcattatggataaaatgggtaaaatgaagagtttaaagttaattattttccaaatttagaaatgtgttatttattttagaaactaaaaaaaaaagtacatcatctaatttgaaacgaaGAGAGTACTATAAAAGCAGAAAACTCCctaaattaaaattaaattacTTAATTGCCCTTGTTATTAACCTAATTAACCTGAAGACCATTAACTACTGTTCCTAAGGTTTTCAACCGTTGCAACCTTTATGCTTTTACATCGCTACTCTTGGCAAAGTATTGATGCTCTCCTCATTTACTCTTCATGTTCTCAATTAATGGACGCCTCTTAACATGCCATCGAAACAACGTCTTCTCTTTTCACTTTTCTTACCAGTTACCAAGTTTGTGTGCTTAATTGCCAAAGTTCCAGCGCTGCTACTATTTCTTCCATCTATCTCCAATGAAAGCTGGGTTGCTCGAGgcgggttgctctgatggtaagcaccctccacttccaatcaagaggttgtgagttcgagtcaccccaagagtaaggtggggagttcttggagggaaggatgccgagggtcatttggaaacaacctctctaccccagggtaggggtaatgtctgcgtatacactacctccccagaccccac
This region of Nicotiana tomentosiformis chromosome 4, ASM39032v3, whole genome shotgun sequence genomic DNA includes:
- the LOC104110308 gene encoding putative late blight resistance protein homolog R1B-23, producing the protein MADAVVNFLVENLLQLLSENVKLIAGAKGELENLLEEVQRLKSFLDDAAKYQSEGSQWKLLEEKIQRTVHRAEDAIDKFLVQAKMHQDKNRVARSFDVGHLATVRNLAAEIEAIYEMVKELRQNNETFLPRPVLDLTKKGAQEAAQGPSLEDDEVVGFDEEANKVIKRLVEGPGESLDIVPVVGMPGLGKTTLARKIYNDPQLSYEFFNVLWVYVGQSYKIKDIFLNILKFFTKRTEDYRHEEVDALAKVICGYIDKGGRCLIVLDDVWAAEVTDAVKKVFPLNKKKHRIMITTVDKYLASYTNPDPHDLKFLTQAESSELLVKRIFGRGSCPDDLVELGESIARKCGGVPLALVVIAGALRGRSNKNDWLRVERNVVQHLFTNSQESCFKLVEMSYDRLPQEVQTCFLYCGVFPRGFDIPSWKLIRLWIAEGLIKPQQNYTLEEIAEFYLNDLVNRNLVILQQKRSDGQIKTCRIHDMLHEFCIKEASNKWLFQEICPTPSHVIPSIQNQDACRRLCIQPSILHDFLSGKPFAEHVRSFYCFSSKQKQTELSPNDIKLIHKAFPLIRVLEVESIKFLFSKDFNQLFHLRYIAISGEFKALPPTFGKFWNLQTLILNTSTSEPTLDIKADIWNMLQLRHLHTNIPAKLPSPAITTGKASFLQTLSLVAPESCKKDVLAKACHLRKLNIRGQMAAFLDTQKGGINNLEELKCLEHLKLLNDVIYMNQALHLPAAFFRIVRTLKRLTLANTRFAWSEANRLGQLESLEVLKLKEDAFIGDSWQPEVGGFSQLQVLWIEKAAELETWEASNLNFPILRHLVLISCDKLQAVPRGLADIPNLKEMRLENTSKAVKSAKDILESKTSKSSKFNLTVFPPEH